The sequence AAACTGGCTTTGAATTTGGGATACAAGCCTGGTGTAATTGCAGAACTTTCAGCATATATATATAAAGATCCAAGTATCAATTCGAATCGAGGTTATCTTCGATCAATTGCGGATCAACATCTAATCCCATTAGATGAGAGTAACGAGGATTAATTTTCTTTTAATTCTTAATGTTTTTTGGTTCTCTTCCTTCGCTCAAAATGAGCAGGGTCAAGTGAGTCATGACATTATTAGATCAGAATCTCCACTAAAAATAGATGGGGTCTTAGACGAAGAGGTTTGGAGTCTTGCTGAAAAAAGTGGTGGGTTTTACCAATCGTATCCTACAGATGATCAGCCAGCTCAGGATACCACTCAGTTTATGATTGCCTACGATGATCACTTTATTTATGTAGGCGTAATCTGCTATGACAACCTACCTGGAGACCCTATAACAAACACACTTCAAAGAGACTTTCCATGGCCTAGAAATGATAATATCAGCTTCTATATTGATCCATACAATGATAAATCCAATGGGTTTACGTTTCAAGTAACGCCTGACAATGTTCAAAGAGAAGGATTGGTTGTGTTGGGAGGTGATGTGCAGGATGATTGGGATAACAAGTGGTACAGTGGAGTAAGCAAGGGTAAAAATGTGTGGTATGTGGAGATGGCCATTCCTTTCAAAAGCATACGCTATAATAGCGTCTCAAATTGGAATATTCAGTTCATCAGAAACAATCAAAAACGCAACGAAAGATCTACCTACATACGTGTCCCTCAACAATTTCGCGCAAGTGACATGACCTATTCAGGTTCACTTCAATGGGATACTCCCCCTCCGGAAGCTGGAACGAATGTAGCGGTCATTCCATACATAAGCGGCAGCTCAAGTAAAGATTTTGAAGAAAACGAGTCACAAACTAAAGGAGATGCAGGCTTTGATGCTAAAATAGGATTGAGCAATTCAATAAATTTAGACCTTACATTTAATCCTGATTTTTCTCAAGTAGAGGTGGATCAGCAAGTTACCAACCTTCAGCGCTTTGAGATTTCATTTCCAGAGAGGAGACAATTTTTCCTAGAGAATCAGGATCTTTTTGCTCAAAATGGATTTAGAACTACTCGACCATTCTTTTCCAGAAGAATAGGCATACAGGGCTCAGGCAGTACACAACGAAATGTGCCTATTATAGGAGGTGCTAGAGTTAGCGGTAAAATCGGCACCAAATGGCGAATTGGCGTTCTGGATATGGTAACGAATGAAGATGAAACTTCTGAAGAGATAAGCCCAGCACAAAATTATTCTGTAGCGGTAATAGAAAGGCAAATC is a genomic window of Marinobacter alexandrii containing:
- a CDS encoding DUF5916 domain-containing protein, whose product is MRVTRINFLLILNVFWFSSFAQNEQGQVSHDIIRSESPLKIDGVLDEEVWSLAEKSGGFYQSYPTDDQPAQDTTQFMIAYDDHFIYVGVICYDNLPGDPITNTLQRDFPWPRNDNISFYIDPYNDKSNGFTFQVTPDNVQREGLVVLGGDVQDDWDNKWYSGVSKGKNVWYVEMAIPFKSIRYNSVSNWNIQFIRNNQKRNERSTYIRVPQQFRASDMTYSGSLQWDTPPPEAGTNVAVIPYISGSSSKDFEENESQTKGDAGFDAKIGLSNSINLDLTFNPDFSQVEVDQQVTNLQRFEISFPERRQFFLENQDLFAQNGFRTTRPFFSRRIGIQGSGSTQRNVPIIGGARVSGKIGTKWRIGVLDMVTNEDETSEEISPAQNYSVAVIERQIFKRSRISAVFVGRTNLGEAAIDSFRIESNQVVDEFGREVESRDTLLTLSEYNYVYGLDYNLATVDNRWEGNFYYHRSLDPDKKSDAQTYGAFLRYQTTKINARGFIRAVGDGYNAEVGFVPRNGVFTGGGRLDLNYFTDGVVQRHGPSLGGDILYDRDWNQLDNSISGDYEVQFLNTSQTQIGFRRQSVLLTGAFDPSGTDGLELAEGTNISWTNVRISYDSDNRKTFVYGLGANYGSYYNGERTNLRANVLYRFQPIVQIGLNAEFNRIELPDPYSDADLLLLGPRVDLTLTNKVFFTTFVQYNTQDENLGHNSRFQWRFKPVSDLFIVYTDNYFTDDFRTRNRALVVKLSYWLNL